The Thermoplasma acidophilum DSM 1728 genome includes a window with the following:
- a CDS encoding NTP transferase domain-containing protein, whose protein sequence is MICLIMAGGLGSRMNRPEKALIEVHGEALVDRTIRCMNGICSDIYALIDPSMERLQGKLRSVNVKVLAKRRGGYIEDLNHAMHSIGKFPILVIPGDIFIFNCSAFLDAVRRGMLAEANVVSFTDAGQYTGISIFNAQSGSYQDIDLNGSVANINTPEDLRAVIERLRTSEKLDGSAGHADG, encoded by the coding sequence TTGATCTGCCTGATCATGGCCGGCGGCCTTGGGTCCAGGATGAACCGCCCGGAAAAGGCCCTGATCGAGGTTCACGGAGAAGCCCTCGTGGATCGCACGATTAGATGCATGAACGGCATCTGTTCCGACATATATGCCCTCATAGATCCCTCCATGGAGAGGCTGCAGGGAAAATTGAGATCCGTGAACGTGAAGGTCCTTGCCAAGCGCAGGGGCGGCTACATAGAGGATCTGAACCACGCCATGCATTCCATTGGAAAATTTCCTATCCTCGTCATACCCGGCGATATATTCATTTTTAACTGTAGCGCGTTTCTCGACGCTGTCCGCAGGGGAATGCTTGCTGAAGCCAATGTTGTATCGTTCACGGATGCCGGGCAGTACACCGGCATATCCATATTCAATGCCCAGTCCGGATCATATCAGGACATTGATCTCAACGGTTCGGTGGCAAACATAAATACCCCGGAGGATCTCAGGGCAGTCATTGAAAGGCTGAGGACTTCGGAAAAGCTTGATGGATCGGCGGGTCACGCAGATGGATAG
- a CDS encoding bifunctional phosphoglucose/phosphomannose isomerase → MEFSEELKTLKDQVRFDGSFRTGTFSNIVIAGMGGSGIAGRIFSEMYSAKPVFVCDDYHIPEFVDGNTEFIAVSYSGNTEETLSAAEEAIKKGAKVHAITSGGRLSEMGVDTIKIPGGLQPRSAVGYLTMPIINTFIRPKHEDIEEAAGLLSDLDKNNTVQENIATEIYAGRRIPVIYGSTPYRSVAYRWKTQFNENAKILAYSNYFSELNHNDTMPLRDTYRKDEFYFMAFDSTDERIRKRIEVTQKITGTSFKKIEARGSSLIARIFYLIHFGDYVTYHLARIRNVDPQDVSAIEDLKKRIS, encoded by the coding sequence ATGGAGTTTTCAGAAGAGCTGAAGACGCTGAAGGATCAGGTCAGGTTCGATGGATCCTTCAGGACTGGAACGTTCAGCAACATCGTCATAGCCGGCATGGGCGGTTCTGGCATCGCGGGAAGGATATTCTCTGAGATGTATTCCGCAAAGCCAGTGTTCGTGTGCGACGATTACCACATACCTGAATTCGTCGACGGGAATACTGAATTCATAGCGGTGAGCTACTCGGGAAACACCGAGGAAACCCTAAGCGCGGCGGAGGAGGCAATCAAGAAGGGTGCAAAGGTGCATGCCATAACATCCGGCGGCCGCCTTTCGGAGATGGGTGTAGACACCATAAAGATACCTGGCGGGCTGCAGCCCAGATCGGCAGTTGGCTATCTCACAATGCCCATCATAAACACGTTCATACGGCCGAAGCATGAGGATATTGAAGAAGCCGCTGGCCTGCTTTCGGATCTTGATAAGAACAACACGGTACAGGAGAATATTGCCACGGAGATATACGCCGGCCGCAGGATACCAGTGATATATGGATCGACCCCATACAGATCCGTTGCATACAGGTGGAAGACCCAGTTCAACGAGAACGCCAAGATCCTCGCTTATTCAAACTACTTCTCAGAGCTCAACCACAACGATACGATGCCCCTGAGGGACACATACAGGAAGGATGAATTCTACTTCATGGCCTTTGATTCCACGGACGAGAGGATAAGGAAGAGGATCGAGGTGACGCAGAAGATCACCGGCACATCCTTCAAGAAGATAGAGGCCAGAGGGTCGTCCCTGATCGCGCGCATATTCTACCTGATCCACTTTGGGGATTACGTTACGTACCACCTTGCAAGGATCAGGAACGTCGATCCTCAGGACGTTTCGGCCATAGAGGATCTGAAGAAGAGGATCTCATAA
- a CDS encoding NAD(P)/FAD-dependent oxidoreductase, producing the protein MVTRVLIVGDGDAGTIMANKLRFHTDRRDVDITVVGNSKDHYFKPDGVHISFNMVDYKKSVKPTEFLFNYGVNYIRDTVSRIDVADHSVQTTGGRNLDYDYLIIATGDRFTPEDVPGYAESAKHFYDLPHALELQKEIKGFKGGKVVIGQASIPIMCPPAPYEFTFLLEEYLNFHGLKDKTEIHYIYPLNRVFTIPNVADFVAKRMEERGIITHTLFNVESIDPKNKKIQSLEGESINYDLLVLIPPHRGQKVITDSGLADESGYIDVDKYKLNYKDYDNVFAIGDATNLPVSKAGATAHFEALYLSNRIAAETSGNVYNELYEGDVACTTVTGYEKGLTLYFNYNKPPRANYDSKLDYFLKWQSGDTFFSSMLRGVA; encoded by the coding sequence ATGGTTACCAGAGTCCTTATCGTCGGTGACGGGGATGCCGGAACTATAATGGCAAACAAGCTCAGGTTCCACACGGACAGGCGCGATGTGGACATAACCGTTGTTGGTAACTCCAAGGATCATTACTTCAAGCCGGACGGAGTTCACATATCCTTCAACATGGTGGATTACAAGAAGAGCGTGAAGCCAACAGAATTTCTCTTCAACTACGGTGTAAATTATATCAGGGATACCGTTTCAAGGATAGACGTTGCGGATCACAGCGTTCAGACCACAGGCGGCAGGAACCTGGACTACGATTACCTTATAATAGCAACTGGCGACAGGTTCACGCCTGAGGATGTACCCGGATACGCTGAAAGCGCGAAGCACTTCTACGATCTGCCGCATGCCCTGGAACTGCAGAAGGAGATCAAAGGCTTCAAGGGCGGCAAGGTCGTCATAGGGCAGGCAAGCATACCGATAATGTGCCCTCCGGCACCGTATGAGTTCACATTCCTGCTTGAGGAGTACCTCAACTTCCACGGCCTAAAGGACAAGACGGAGATACACTATATCTATCCGCTCAACCGCGTCTTCACCATACCGAACGTCGCTGACTTTGTCGCCAAGAGGATGGAGGAGCGCGGCATAATAACGCACACGCTCTTCAACGTTGAGTCCATCGATCCGAAGAACAAGAAGATACAGTCTCTGGAAGGAGAGAGCATAAACTACGATCTTCTCGTGCTGATACCTCCGCACAGGGGCCAGAAGGTGATCACGGATTCCGGCCTGGCAGACGAGAGCGGCTACATAGACGTGGACAAGTACAAGCTGAACTATAAGGACTACGACAACGTCTTCGCGATAGGCGACGCCACGAATCTGCCAGTGTCAAAGGCTGGTGCAACGGCCCACTTCGAGGCTCTTTACCTGTCCAACAGGATCGCTGCAGAAACCTCAGGAAATGTTTACAACGAGCTTTACGAGGGCGACGTTGCATGCACAACGGTCACGGGATATGAGAAGGGGCTCACCCTGTACTTCAACTACAATAAGCCGCCAAGGGCAAACTATGACAGCAAGCTTGACTACTTCCTGAAGTGGCAGTCTGGTGACACGTTCTTCAGCAGCATGCTGAGGGGAGTAGCGTGA
- the rqcH gene encoding ribosome rescue protein RqcH, which translates to MKDKESSIDFYAFVNIYRDRFVGSFVKKVYQVGPDDFMVQIYRSDIKRMDVLISLKHGIFFKTVETPETATQTAMVLRKTISDRRIVGIRQINFDRVVEFTFHTGQKLILELFREGNLIATDGDRITFVLRPRKWKNRDLEVGGTYQPPSSFDPSSASPEDMSKIISGSSANIVQTLATRLNLGGELAEEILYRAGIDKETPARDAAGRSADIRSMLDELLKESLANRSYYYKSQGLVSPCEMKHFGDPDRIFDDLNEGLLFVLTLSKDEAEFEDPITRRINSQKKSIEEFEKIANEKQEIGRAIMERLQEIDGAIRSARSGNYAGNIDRARKVITVDMDGKPVEIDYTVSAGENANRYFSQAKDYRRKIEGAMKAIEEAEKQRLTEMQKAEKKKRRKVFWFETYHWFISSEGYLVIAGRDAKSNEKIVKKHLQEGDIYVHADMYGAPSTIIKSSGKQPPGEATLREAASFAVSFSRAWPAGIASGTAYWVYPSQVSKTPESGEYVATGSWIIRGKRNYITDLKLELCIGMKDIEGLQIPMIGPSSAFADSEKCVRIVPGDRKRSNLAKRIADIIGSDREEIEKLLPPGGSEIADQDGRRS; encoded by the coding sequence ATGAAGGACAAGGAGAGCTCGATCGACTTTTACGCATTCGTGAACATATACCGCGATAGGTTCGTAGGTTCCTTTGTGAAGAAGGTGTATCAGGTCGGGCCTGACGATTTCATGGTACAGATATACCGATCAGATATAAAGCGCATGGACGTCCTGATATCCCTGAAGCACGGCATATTCTTCAAGACGGTCGAGACGCCTGAAACGGCCACCCAGACCGCCATGGTCCTGCGCAAAACAATATCTGACCGCAGGATCGTTGGCATAAGGCAGATAAACTTTGACCGTGTTGTGGAATTCACCTTCCACACCGGCCAGAAGCTGATACTTGAGCTGTTCAGGGAGGGAAACCTCATAGCAACGGACGGCGATAGGATAACATTCGTGCTCAGGCCAAGGAAGTGGAAGAACAGGGATCTGGAAGTTGGTGGCACGTATCAGCCTCCGTCATCATTCGATCCCTCTTCGGCCAGCCCCGAGGATATGTCAAAAATAATCTCAGGCAGCTCCGCCAATATAGTGCAGACGCTTGCAACGAGGCTTAACCTTGGGGGTGAGCTTGCCGAGGAGATACTCTACAGGGCAGGCATAGACAAGGAAACCCCTGCCAGGGATGCAGCCGGCAGATCCGCCGATATAAGATCCATGCTGGATGAGCTTTTGAAGGAATCCCTTGCAAACAGATCCTATTACTACAAGAGCCAGGGTCTAGTGTCTCCATGCGAGATGAAGCACTTCGGTGATCCGGACAGAATATTCGATGATCTTAACGAGGGGCTTCTGTTCGTGCTCACGCTTTCCAAGGATGAGGCGGAATTCGAAGATCCCATAACAAGGAGGATAAATTCCCAGAAGAAGAGCATAGAGGAATTTGAGAAAATAGCGAACGAGAAGCAGGAGATCGGGAGGGCGATAATGGAAAGGCTCCAGGAGATCGATGGCGCCATCAGATCCGCAAGGTCCGGAAACTATGCCGGAAACATAGACCGGGCAAGGAAGGTTATAACCGTGGACATGGATGGAAAGCCTGTTGAGATAGATTACACGGTCTCCGCTGGCGAGAACGCCAACCGTTACTTTTCACAGGCTAAGGATTACAGAAGGAAGATCGAGGGCGCCATGAAGGCCATAGAGGAGGCGGAAAAGCAGCGCCTGACCGAGATGCAGAAGGCAGAGAAGAAGAAACGCAGGAAGGTGTTCTGGTTCGAGACGTACCACTGGTTCATATCAAGCGAAGGCTATCTTGTCATCGCAGGCAGGGATGCGAAGTCCAATGAGAAGATCGTCAAGAAGCACCTGCAGGAGGGGGATATATACGTGCACGCCGACATGTACGGGGCGCCGAGCACCATAATAAAATCATCAGGAAAACAGCCACCCGGTGAGGCCACACTCAGGGAGGCCGCTTCGTTTGCGGTATCCTTTTCCAGGGCCTGGCCAGCAGGCATAGCTTCCGGAACGGCCTACTGGGTCTATCCCAGCCAGGTCAGCAAGACGCCTGAATCGGGAGAATACGTCGCTACCGGATCCTGGATAATAAGGGGAAAGAGGAACTACATAACGGATCTCAAGCTGGAGCTCTGCATAGGCATGAAGGATATTGAGGGCCTGCAGATACCCATGATCGGCCCGTCTTCTGCCTTTGCAGACAGCGAAAAATGCGTCAGGATAGTTCCAGGAGACAGGAAGCGCAGTAATCTGGCAAAGCGCATCGCAGATATCATCGGATCGGACAGGGAGGAGATAGAGAAGTTGCTGCCGCCCGGCGGTTCCGAGATCGCCGATCAGGACGGGCGCCGATCGTAA
- a CDS encoding ABC transporter ATP-binding protein: MIEAERVSIDRKTFRINGLSFSIVENAVNGIGGLNGSGKTTILKAMYGFLKPSEGAIYIDGKDVSTMSPKQIAALVSVVHQEQPVPMNFTVRDIVSLSGYSRRSPGPSVDECLEVCGIAHLSQREFSTLSGGEKRIVMFAAAMYQNTKYILLDEPMTFLDIDKAVKVMSIIRRFREEGKTIVIVSHDINFLYNECDNVILMRSGEILYQGDPKKIINESTLYDVFSVKFGRYESAEGVRFYPSA, from the coding sequence ATGATAGAAGCCGAACGTGTATCCATAGACCGGAAGACGTTCAGGATCAACGGCCTTTCGTTTTCCATAGTCGAGAATGCGGTCAATGGAATAGGCGGTCTTAACGGATCAGGAAAAACCACGATACTGAAGGCCATGTACGGATTCCTGAAGCCATCTGAAGGTGCGATATACATCGATGGCAAGGATGTATCGACCATGAGCCCTAAGCAGATTGCAGCGCTGGTATCGGTTGTCCACCAGGAACAGCCAGTGCCGATGAACTTCACCGTTCGTGACATCGTTTCTCTATCCGGCTACAGCAGGCGTTCCCCCGGCCCGAGCGTGGATGAGTGCCTGGAGGTCTGCGGGATCGCCCACCTCTCGCAGCGCGAGTTCTCAACGCTCAGTGGCGGAGAAAAGCGCATCGTGATGTTTGCCGCGGCCATGTACCAGAACACGAAATACATCCTCCTGGATGAGCCAATGACATTCCTGGACATAGATAAGGCGGTCAAGGTCATGTCCATAATAAGGAGGTTCAGGGAGGAGGGAAAGACGATAGTCATAGTGTCGCACGACATAAACTTCCTGTACAACGAGTGCGACAACGTGATACTGATGCGTTCTGGAGAAATACTTTACCAGGGAGACCCTAAGAAGATAATCAACGAAAGCACGCTCTACGATGTTTTCAGCGTGAAATTTGGAAGGTACGAATCGGCTGAGGGTGTCCGGTTCTATCCATCTGCGTGA
- a CDS encoding DUF1641 domain-containing protein: protein MVEKQEEVQGNMQPAEDQDDIEALLNKIVENKDTIVAFMDLLSKMKEAGIIDVFMGIAKDYAPTDIEFLAKFFTEKELTEALLKVGNSMMGLLYGLGEERTSDLVKAISFNLPGVTEEFVNGVKNPQPLSALKLMALLKDPDVSAFITGLINALKVVVSSVKKVQ, encoded by the coding sequence ATGGTGGAGAAGCAAGAAGAGGTTCAGGGAAATATGCAGCCAGCAGAGGATCAGGACGACATAGAGGCGCTCCTGAACAAGATAGTGGAGAACAAAGACACGATAGTGGCATTCATGGACCTCCTTTCCAAGATGAAGGAGGCAGGGATCATCGACGTCTTTATGGGCATAGCCAAGGACTACGCTCCTACCGATATCGAGTTCCTTGCAAAGTTCTTCACGGAGAAGGAGCTGACCGAGGCGCTGCTGAAGGTCGGAAACAGCATGATGGGCCTTCTTTACGGCCTCGGTGAGGAGAGGACGTCCGATCTGGTGAAGGCCATATCCTTCAACCTGCCTGGAGTGACGGAGGAGTTCGTCAACGGTGTAAAGAACCCGCAGCCACTGTCCGCGCTTAAACTGATGGCACTGCTGAAGGATCCTGACGTTTCGGCCTTCATAACCGGGCTGATAAATGCCCTGAAGGTCGTGGTGTCTTCAGTTAAAAAAGTACAATAA
- a CDS encoding sulfurtransferase TusA family protein codes for MDVKPDRVIDARGSYCPGPLMELIKAYKQAKVGEVISVYSTDAGTKKDAPAWIQKSGQELVGVFDRNGYYEIVMKKVK; via the coding sequence ATGGATGTGAAACCGGATCGTGTGATAGATGCAAGGGGCAGCTACTGCCCGGGACCGCTTATGGAGCTCATAAAGGCGTACAAGCAGGCAAAAGTCGGAGAGGTAATATCCGTGTACTCCACGGATGCAGGAACAAAGAAGGACGCGCCTGCATGGATACAGAAGTCAGGACAGGAGCTCGTGGGCGTGTTCGACAGGAACGGATACTACGAGATAGTGATGAAGAAGGTGAAGTGA
- a CDS encoding DsrE/DsrF/DrsH-like family protein: MSKTMSIVLASGTIDKIAAAGVITSGAVANGVDVNIFVTFWALMKFRKHDDTVNKLSYDGSEISSFVMKKMAEKHIQSGIEMIRNAKEVGNVHVYGCALMADVMDIKKDDLDPIIEDIIGVGEFVSMTEESYTTIFI; this comes from the coding sequence ATGTCAAAGACCATGTCGATTGTTCTGGCCTCCGGAACAATAGATAAGATAGCCGCTGCTGGCGTCATAACATCCGGTGCTGTTGCGAACGGCGTTGACGTCAACATCTTCGTTACGTTCTGGGCGCTCATGAAGTTCAGGAAGCATGACGATACGGTCAACAAGCTGAGCTACGATGGATCGGAGATAAGCAGCTTCGTCATGAAGAAGATGGCTGAGAAGCACATACAGAGCGGCATAGAGATGATCAGGAACGCAAAGGAGGTTGGCAACGTTCATGTGTACGGCTGTGCGCTCATGGCAGACGTCATGGACATAAAGAAGGATGACCTAGATCCCATCATCGAGGACATCATCGGCGTCGGCGAGTTCGTCTCCATGACGGAGGAATCGTACACAACCATATTCATATGA
- a CDS encoding OsmC family protein, with product MMKVSFHYVPGEGFDSDDGKDKVRIYFSQDRKDERHAPTELLLLAIGSCTSDDVLSILKKMRQEFTSYRCEISGEKRDEHPRILKYAHIKYIFEGNVDADKARKAIHLSLKKYCSVSITVERGGVPVLYSLEINGKTVDDSVDVEEIKLEEEA from the coding sequence ATGATGAAAGTATCTTTTCACTATGTTCCAGGTGAGGGTTTCGATTCCGATGATGGAAAAGACAAGGTAAGGATATACTTTTCACAGGACAGGAAAGATGAGCGCCATGCTCCTACGGAATTGCTCCTGCTTGCTATTGGATCCTGCACTAGCGATGATGTCCTATCCATACTGAAGAAGATGCGCCAGGAGTTCACATCGTACAGGTGCGAGATATCCGGCGAGAAACGCGATGAACATCCCAGAATACTCAAATACGCCCATATAAAGTACATATTCGAGGGAAATGTGGATGCGGATAAGGCCAGGAAGGCCATACACCTCTCACTGAAGAAGTACTGCTCTGTTTCGATAACAGTTGAAAGGGGCGGCGTCCCTGTCCTCTACAGCCTTGAGATAAATGGAAAGACCGTAGACGATTCCGTGGACGTGGAGGAGATAAAGCTGGAAGAGGAAGCATGA
- a CDS encoding DNA-directed RNA polymerase subunit L, translating to MQRERTAESSLRVISKEKNSITVEMINYDNTLLRTLVEEILKDDQVDEARYYIKHPVIDNPQIYVRVKSGKPQSAIKRAVRKLSKLYEDLGTQFQKEFQRYESDHMIKAVE from the coding sequence ATGCAGAGGGAGAGGACAGCGGAAAGCTCGCTACGTGTCATTTCAAAGGAGAAGAATTCAATAACGGTTGAGATGATAAATTACGATAATACACTGCTCAGGACGCTTGTTGAGGAGATACTCAAGGACGATCAGGTCGATGAGGCCAGGTATTACATCAAGCACCCTGTCATCGACAACCCGCAGATCTATGTCAGGGTTAAATCCGGAAAGCCCCAATCCGCCATAAAGAGGGCGGTCAGAAAGCTCTCGAAACTGTACGAAGACCTCGGGACGCAGTTCCAGAAGGAGTTCCAGAGGTACGAAAGCGACCACATGATAAAAGCTGTAGAATGA
- a CDS encoding flagellin: protein MPILKSLKKLRKIFQTDDSKSESGIGVLIVFIAMILVAAVAASVLIHTAGILQQKASSTGTTTIQQVASGVVITQILGYDYANPPEAGGISYLAIFVTINSGGSSVDLSNTTITLSVGGTTAVLVYNTSIFYDIAGTGSANIFSAPVWSELSASHKNPTNFGILVEADPSHSMTNLYPVLETGDVAALIVNVTNTFGTNITQGSAVSGQITPEVGSPALIDFNAPTAFSTKSIEIT from the coding sequence ATGCCCATACTTAAATCATTGAAGAAGCTAAGGAAAATATTCCAGACTGACGATTCGAAGTCAGAATCGGGTATAGGCGTACTGATTGTCTTTATCGCGATGATCTTAGTTGCTGCTGTTGCCGCATCCGTGCTCATACACACGGCAGGGATACTGCAGCAAAAGGCATCTAGCACCGGAACAACCACCATACAACAGGTAGCCTCGGGCGTGGTCATAACCCAGATACTGGGCTATGACTATGCCAATCCGCCTGAGGCCGGTGGTATTTCCTATCTTGCAATATTCGTAACCATAAACTCAGGAGGGTCTTCGGTTGATCTTTCGAACACGACAATAACGCTGTCAGTAGGCGGAACCACTGCTGTCCTCGTTTACAATACGAGCATATTCTACGATATAGCAGGTACAGGATCTGCTAACATATTCTCCGCACCAGTGTGGTCGGAACTCTCTGCCTCCCACAAGAATCCAACGAACTTCGGCATACTTGTTGAAGCGGATCCATCGCACTCCATGACAAACCTGTATCCAGTGCTTGAAACGGGAGACGTTGCTGCACTCATAGTGAACGTGACGAACACATTCGGCACCAACATAACGCAAGGTTCAGCAGTCAGCGGACAGATAACGCCGGAGGTTGGATCTCCAGCGTTAATAGATTTCAATGCGCCGACGGCTTTCTCAACGAAGTCCATTGAGATAACCTGA
- a CDS encoding TIGR01177 family methyltransferase, producing the protein MIRYLVEFSLERDEARLVEIASIQETYGTFLIEHLDEKTAIISGSWDPLRRCAFVNYVGLIVGEAEDLSAFQEGLPAGKFYIRYRDIDGDKPMSEAAIGDMLKARGRVSFRDPDYVVRVVHHGIFYVTKVVYERDKKQFIERKAPRRPFFSPVSMDPKYARFLVNTAHVRENQLLIDPFCGTGGILIEAALMGIRVIGNDVALSMAAGARTNLKHFHVEDFHIYNMDVSDLPVRDVDGIATDMPYGRNSYASEDLEVLYERSFRKFHEMLKPHGYASFVVSDPDLAELARPFFNIVHDVPVYQHRSLTRHFITAMRKD; encoded by the coding sequence ATGATCAGGTATCTTGTGGAATTCAGCCTGGAGAGGGATGAAGCCAGGCTTGTGGAGATCGCATCTATCCAGGAGACCTACGGAACATTCCTCATCGAACACCTGGACGAAAAGACAGCAATAATATCCGGCTCCTGGGATCCTCTTCGGAGATGCGCTTTTGTCAATTATGTCGGTTTGATAGTTGGCGAAGCGGAGGATCTTTCGGCGTTCCAGGAAGGCCTTCCTGCTGGAAAGTTCTACATAAGGTACAGGGACATAGATGGTGATAAGCCGATGAGCGAGGCAGCCATCGGCGACATGCTGAAGGCAAGGGGAAGGGTATCGTTCAGGGATCCGGATTACGTTGTGCGCGTCGTCCACCATGGCATCTTCTATGTGACGAAGGTGGTATACGAGAGGGATAAGAAGCAGTTCATCGAGAGAAAGGCCCCCAGAAGGCCATTCTTCTCCCCGGTCTCAATGGATCCCAAGTATGCAAGGTTTCTGGTTAATACCGCGCATGTAAGGGAAAACCAGCTCCTGATCGATCCGTTCTGCGGAACTGGGGGCATACTCATAGAGGCCGCGCTGATGGGCATCAGGGTCATAGGCAATGATGTGGCCCTGAGCATGGCCGCAGGTGCAAGGACTAACCTGAAGCACTTCCATGTGGAAGATTTTCATATATACAACATGGATGTATCGGATCTGCCCGTAAGGGATGTCGACGGAATAGCAACGGACATGCCATACGGCAGGAACTCATATGCCAGCGAGGATCTGGAAGTGCTCTACGAAAGGTCTTTCAGGAAATTCCATGAGATGCTCAAGCCGCACGGCTACGCCTCATTCGTCGTCTCTGATCCGGATCTTGCAGAACTTGCCAGGCCATTTTTCAACATCGTCCATGATGTGCCTGTGTACCAGCACAGATCACTCACAAGGCATTTCATAACCGCCATGCGGAAGGACTGA
- a CDS encoding MFS transporter — MVRFSVPVLLPFIISSMKVDLFQGSLLITAYWIGYTVFQIPGGVLSDIFGTAVVNKISFAILTILFSLLYFLIDIYMAVFLIQLALGSVSALIYVSDASLVQKWSSRSKRSTALGIYQSGFFIGASIGEYFIISSYGISKFMPFLVVIPMLAITAILNIIFISDPKSTGKRIGISRKILFPAILRFSAGFAYIGFLAMFSSILVYDFKVPENQIFFYSWIPAFLGIVSSPLGGAASARIRNGRLLLAALPVLAIAIFMLAILYVNFRIAIFLSAMLGLLYGFYAGPSMSMASDVSSSDASLSSSSSILNLSSQSGGMISPAIMGYSYSVYGSFAIGMVAVSVISMALVLTSVFYLAKYGIT, encoded by the coding sequence ATGGTTCGATTTTCAGTACCTGTCCTGTTACCATTTATAATAAGCTCCATGAAGGTCGATCTATTTCAAGGATCGCTCCTGATAACGGCGTATTGGATCGGATACACCGTTTTTCAGATTCCTGGAGGGGTACTTTCTGATATTTTCGGAACAGCGGTTGTAAACAAGATCTCATTTGCCATTCTCACAATACTATTTTCGCTTCTGTATTTTTTGATCGATATATACATGGCGGTATTTCTCATACAGCTTGCCTTGGGATCGGTCTCTGCTTTAATATATGTCTCTGACGCTTCTCTTGTTCAGAAATGGAGTAGCAGATCCAAAAGATCTACTGCACTGGGCATATATCAATCTGGATTTTTCATAGGAGCATCGATTGGAGAGTATTTCATTATCTCATCATATGGGATTTCTAAATTCATGCCGTTTCTGGTGGTGATCCCTATGCTTGCGATCACCGCCATTTTAAATATAATATTTATTAGCGACCCAAAATCAACAGGAAAAAGAATTGGAATTTCCAGAAAAATACTGTTTCCTGCTATTTTGCGATTTTCAGCAGGATTTGCCTATATCGGCTTCCTTGCTATGTTCTCTTCAATACTGGTTTATGACTTCAAAGTTCCAGAGAATCAAATATTCTTCTATTCTTGGATACCCGCTTTCCTTGGAATAGTGTCATCGCCTCTGGGCGGTGCTGCTTCAGCAAGAATAAGAAATGGCAGGTTACTTCTTGCGGCCCTTCCCGTATTGGCCATAGCTATTTTTATGCTGGCGATTCTGTACGTGAACTTCAGGATAGCCATTTTTCTATCTGCAATGCTTGGTCTCCTATATGGGTTCTATGCTGGTCCGTCCATGTCCATGGCATCTGATGTCTCATCAAGTGACGCTAGCCTGTCTTCTTCCAGTTCAATACTGAACCTCAGTTCTCAGAGCGGCGGGATGATATCGCCGGCAATAATGGGATATTCGTATTCGGTTTATGGATCATTCGCTATAGGTATGGTTGCCGTCTCTGTAATTTCTATGGCTTTAGTGCTGACATCTGTCTTCTATCTCGCTAAATATGGAATCACCTGA